The following coding sequences lie in one Leucobacter allii genomic window:
- a CDS encoding DUF7341 domain-containing protein, which translates to MTAVSRAVEQLTRDHEELIEGRAVTAGPLLEQLHQARYSSVGAGGSRGAASGMVLNVKAFDLYEDIDGKVRAWLDHYRQPHQGELTDAVTRLHQILQAEDTGGRLEHRDEMLGMFDVMVYQIENLLDPPHEKELLFPCPECGERYDDTVTMEQRGGREVEVMTRQAALRIPVRVGRALVAECHACGKLWATRDDLISLAESAGGVVDFAALAASGL; encoded by the coding sequence ATGACGGCAGTATCGCGTGCGGTGGAGCAGCTCACCCGCGATCACGAGGAACTCATCGAGGGGCGCGCGGTCACGGCCGGCCCGCTGCTCGAGCAACTGCACCAAGCCCGCTACTCGTCGGTCGGTGCTGGCGGATCCCGTGGGGCGGCATCGGGCATGGTCCTGAACGTGAAGGCGTTCGACCTGTACGAGGACATCGACGGCAAGGTGCGGGCGTGGCTGGACCACTACCGGCAGCCCCACCAGGGCGAACTCACGGACGCCGTCACCCGCCTGCACCAGATCCTCCAGGCCGAGGACACCGGCGGGAGGCTCGAGCACCGGGACGAGATGCTCGGCATGTTCGACGTCATGGTGTACCAGATCGAGAACCTGCTGGACCCGCCGCACGAGAAGGAGCTGCTGTTCCCGTGCCCGGAGTGCGGGGAGCGATACGACGACACGGTGACGATGGAGCAGCGGGGCGGACGCGAGGTGGAGGTGATGACGAGGCAGGCGGCGCTCCGCATCCCCGTGCGTGTCGGCCGCGCCCTCGTCGCTGAGTGCCACGCCTGCGGGAAGCTCTGGGCGACCCGGGATGACCTGATCAGCCTCGCTGAGAGTGCGGGCGGGGTGGTCGACTTCGCCGCGCTCGCCGCATCGGGTCTCTGA
- a CDS encoding lipase family protein, translating to MTGTSTGAGATTGGRTGTRDPGGPLGILLALATLAAGAALVVAPLHARGIAAVTGVGLILLGIALVRRRDRRAGPRAAGAALARAAGALIALFGLVVALWPSAGAPWIAFLIGVAIVLHGALAIVQAFLPRGMRPEAAGEEPAGTDQRITAVIAGLAGIVFGALTFVWPVLTLTTFRYAVGVWLVFHGLRGLLAPLLARTSRRAHRRGTGFGAGTGNSGAAEPAHRRRLPRWARTVGAVAALAVAAAFAWGSGAVLGGAPLPQPGAFYAEPAQLPDEPGRLLRAEALSEGVPEGAEAWRILYTTTHPDGSPAVSSGTVLAPRERGDDPLPLLTVAHGTTGVVGKCAPSLSATPFVDGAGTAMAELVTEHGWVAVTSDYVGLGTSGTHPYLVGDAEARNVLDASRAVQRFSEIATTTETVVWGHSQGGQAALWTGQIAADYAPELEIRGVAAFAPAADLFGLAEADKDSAAGKTVSAYIASTWDRLYPELELEQQLTPGSQGGVERIRNLCFNGSDALGAILYGTQVPNQVFPDRLLDGAFGERLQAQAPTGPWPAPVFVAQGLADPLVRPAMQRDWVTGRCSAGEPIEFRTYPGLSHNTLVAADSPLTPEIVRWTLDRWQGKDAASNCDDLPDATAD from the coding sequence ATGACGGGGACGAGCACGGGCGCGGGCGCGACGACGGGCGGTCGAACGGGCACGCGCGATCCGGGCGGGCCGCTCGGCATCCTCCTCGCGCTCGCGACGCTCGCCGCGGGCGCCGCCCTCGTCGTCGCCCCGCTCCATGCGCGCGGCATCGCCGCGGTCACCGGCGTCGGGCTGATCCTGCTCGGGATCGCGCTCGTCCGGCGACGCGATCGCCGCGCGGGGCCGCGGGCCGCCGGGGCCGCGCTCGCCCGTGCGGCGGGCGCGCTGATCGCGCTCTTCGGACTCGTCGTCGCGCTCTGGCCGAGCGCCGGTGCGCCGTGGATCGCGTTCCTCATCGGCGTCGCGATCGTGCTGCACGGTGCGCTCGCCATCGTCCAGGCCTTCCTGCCGCGCGGCATGCGGCCGGAGGCGGCGGGCGAGGAGCCGGCGGGCACGGATCAGCGCATCACCGCCGTCATCGCGGGGCTCGCCGGCATCGTGTTCGGCGCGCTCACCTTCGTCTGGCCGGTGCTCACTCTCACGACCTTCCGCTACGCCGTCGGCGTGTGGCTCGTGTTCCACGGCCTCCGCGGGCTCCTCGCCCCGCTCCTCGCCCGTACATCTCGGCGCGCACATCGCCGCGGCACCGGGTTCGGGGCCGGCACCGGGAACTCCGGCGCAGCCGAGCCGGCGCATCGTCGACGGCTGCCGCGCTGGGCTCGCACGGTCGGCGCGGTCGCGGCGCTCGCGGTCGCCGCCGCCTTCGCCTGGGGCAGCGGCGCCGTCCTCGGCGGCGCGCCGCTGCCGCAGCCCGGCGCGTTCTACGCGGAGCCCGCGCAGCTCCCCGACGAGCCGGGTCGCCTGCTGCGCGCCGAGGCGCTGAGCGAGGGCGTCCCGGAGGGAGCGGAGGCGTGGCGGATCCTCTACACGACCACGCACCCGGACGGTTCTCCCGCGGTCTCGAGCGGCACGGTGCTGGCCCCGCGGGAGCGCGGGGACGATCCGCTGCCCCTGCTCACCGTCGCGCACGGCACGACGGGCGTCGTCGGCAAGTGCGCCCCCTCGCTCAGCGCTACGCCCTTCGTCGACGGCGCGGGCACCGCGATGGCGGAGCTCGTGACCGAGCACGGCTGGGTGGCGGTGACCTCGGACTACGTCGGGCTCGGCACCTCGGGCACGCATCCGTATCTCGTCGGCGATGCGGAGGCGCGCAACGTGCTCGACGCCTCGCGGGCCGTGCAGCGGTTCTCGGAGATCGCCACGACGACGGAGACGGTCGTCTGGGGGCATTCGCAGGGCGGGCAGGCGGCGCTGTGGACGGGGCAGATCGCCGCCGACTACGCGCCGGAGCTCGAGATCCGCGGCGTCGCCGCATTCGCGCCTGCGGCGGATCTCTTCGGCCTCGCCGAGGCGGACAAGGACTCCGCGGCGGGCAAGACCGTGTCGGCCTACATCGCGAGCACCTGGGACCGGCTCTACCCGGAGCTCGAACTCGAGCAGCAGCTCACCCCGGGGTCCCAGGGCGGGGTGGAGCGGATCCGCAATCTCTGCTTCAACGGCAGCGATGCGCTCGGCGCCATCCTGTACGGCACGCAGGTGCCGAACCAGGTCTTCCCCGACCGCCTGCTCGACGGCGCGTTCGGCGAGCGCCTGCAGGCGCAGGCCCCGACCGGCCCGTGGCCCGCCCCCGTCTTCGTCGCGCAGGGACTCGCCGACCCGCTGGTACGACCGGCCATGCAGCGGGACTGGGTGACGGGCCGCTGCTCCGCGGGCGAGCCGATCGAGTTCCGCACATACCCGGGGCTCAGCCACAACACCCTCGTCGCGGCCGATTCGCCCCTCACGCCCGAGATCGTCCGTTGGACCCTCGATCGCTGGCAGGGGAAGGACGCCGCATCGAACTGCGACGACCTCCCCGACGCGACCGCGGACTAG
- a CDS encoding DsbA family oxidoreductase, with product MSETIRVDIWSDIACPWCYLGKHRFEAGLAAFRAEHPDVEVEVESHSFELAPDTPLDWDGSEVDFLVRHKGMPAAQVEQMLGQMTELGAAEGVTFDFGGVQHANTQRAHRILHLAKDRGVQAAVQERLFRGYFAEGEDMSDPDALARLGAEAGLEPDEVRAALDDEAYGDAVQQDIARARMLGVNGVPFFLLDQKYGVSGAQSADAFQGVFAQVLERSRAEASA from the coding sequence GTGAGTGAAACGATCCGCGTCGACATCTGGTCCGATATCGCCTGCCCCTGGTGCTACCTCGGCAAGCACCGTTTCGAGGCCGGGCTCGCCGCCTTCCGCGCGGAGCACCCCGACGTGGAGGTCGAGGTGGAGAGCCACAGCTTCGAGCTCGCCCCGGACACGCCGCTCGACTGGGACGGCAGCGAGGTCGACTTCCTGGTGCGTCACAAGGGGATGCCCGCCGCCCAGGTCGAGCAGATGCTCGGCCAGATGACGGAGCTCGGCGCCGCCGAGGGCGTCACCTTCGACTTCGGCGGCGTGCAGCACGCCAACACGCAGCGCGCGCACCGGATCCTCCATCTCGCGAAGGACCGCGGCGTGCAGGCCGCCGTGCAGGAGCGGCTCTTCCGCGGCTACTTCGCGGAGGGGGAGGACATGTCGGATCCCGACGCGCTCGCACGCCTCGGGGCCGAGGCCGGCCTCGAGCCCGACGAGGTGCGCGCCGCCCTCGATGACGAGGCCTACGGCGACGCCGTGCAGCAGGACATCGCGCGCGCCCGGATGCTCGGGGTGAACGGCGTGCCGTTCTTCCTGCTCGACCAGAAGTACGGCGTCTCCGGCGCGCAGTCCGCCGACGCCTTCCAGGGCGTCTTCGCGCAGGTCCTCGAGCGCTCCCGCGCCGAGGCGAGCGCGTAG